The Triticum aestivum cultivar Chinese Spring chromosome 7B, IWGSC CS RefSeq v2.1, whole genome shotgun sequence genome window below encodes:
- the LOC123158424 gene encoding BTB/POZ and MATH domain-containing protein 2 gives METASKNVTNVVRSMKLLKVDGYCATKTMGNDDCIKSTYSIGGYEWEICIYPAMMPRARDGTPWVAVKLVFLSETCPSIVRANLSCRLVDPRSVLRPSEEKSVSCIFNRSWVSRCLQMCSPFVSEDCSLPVRLMSTGSLASSGFLRNDSFTVLCVITLLKEDLPARAIPGKEVTGSSPSLQKHLAELLHSGLEADVTFVVSGKSFAAHKVILAARSPVLMAEFFGHMKETSSQRVEIKDIDAVVFKSLLYFIYTDSVLEFDQQHEAVTMLAQHLLAAADKYGLDRLKEICEGKLSDGISVDTAATTLALAEQHNCPKLKVKCVEFIVSTPEILDAVLATDGYKHLEASCPMVLPELLKSARGRKS, from the coding sequence ATGGAAACCGCCAGCAAAAACGTCACCAATGTAGTGCGCTCCATGAAGCTGCTCAAGGTCGACGGCTACTGTGCCACCAAAACTATGGGCAACGACGACTGCATCAAGTCCACCTACAGCATTGGTGGGTATGAGTGGGAGATCTGCATCTACCCTGCCATGATGCCCCGCGCACGCGACGGCACCCCGTGGGTGGCGGTGAAGCTCGTGTTCCTCAGCGAGACCTGCCCGTCCATCGTGAGGGCGAACCTGAGCTGTCGTCTGGTTGATCCGAGAAGCGTGCTTCGACCGTCTGAAGAAAAGAGTGTGTCATGTATATTCAACCGTTCATGGGTATCTCGTTGTCTCCAGATGTGCTCGCCTTTCGTGAGTGAAGATTGTTCACTTCCAGTTCGTCTCATGTCGACGGGCAGCCTGGCATCATCCGGTTTTCTCAGGAATGATTCTTTTACCGTGCTATGTGTCATCACGTTGCTGAAAGAGGATTTGCCAGCACGAGCAATCCCAGGTAAAGAAGTGACTGGGTCATCACCTAGCCTGCAGAAACACCTTGCTGAGCTCCTGCACAGTGGGTTGGAAGCGGATGTCACATTTGTTGTATCTGGCAAGTCTTTCGCTGCACACAAGGTCATTCTGGCTGCAAGGTCCCCTGTACTGATGGCCGAGTTCTTTGGCCACATGAAGGAGACGAGCTCTCAGCGCGTCGAGATCAAGGACATTGATGCGGTGGTATTCAAGTCGTTGCTTTACTTCATCTACACTGACTCTGTGCTGGAATTTGATCAGCAGCATGAGGCGGTCACTATGTTGGCTCAGCATTTACTTGCAGCTGCTGACAAGTATGGACTGGACAGGCTCAAGGAGATCTGCGAAGGTAAGCTCTCTGATGGCATCAGTGTCGACACGGCAGCGACAACTCTGGCTTTAGCTGAGCAGCATAACTGCCCCAAACTCAAGGTGAAGTGCGTTGAATTCATAGTTAGTACTCCTGAGATTCTTGATGCTGTGTTGGCGACGGATGGATATAAGCATCTGGAGGCAAGCTGCCCTATGGTGTTGCCTGAGCTTCTTAAGTCTGCGCGGGGAAGAAAGAGTTGA